TGCGCCCGAAGCTCAGCTTCTGCTGCGCACGCTTCAGCACCGCATCGGACAGACCATGGCTCCCGCCAATCACAAATACAATGTGGCTTGTCCCGTACGTTCCGAGCTTGTCCATCTCGGCTGCGAGATCCTCTGAGCTCCATAGCTGGCCCCCGATCGCAAGTGCAATCACATGTGCTTCACTCTTCACATGCGCCAGAATACGCTCACCTTCACGTTCTTTGACGCCCCGTACTTCGGCATCACTCATATTGTCCGGCGCTTTCTCGCCAGGCACCTCAATGACTTGAAATTTTACATAAGGCCCTAACCGCTTCGCATACTCCTGAATGCCCTGCACTAAGTACTTCTCTTTTAATTTTCCTACGCCGATAATCTGAATCAACATGCTGTACTGCCTCCTGCTTGTATCTAAACTTTTATTTATTTTAAAATTGTTAACTTACGTCACTATATTACTTACATTCTCCTTACTGGAGTGTACCATACCCTGCCTTCATCTAAATATAATTTTACAGCTCGTCACAAATCATCCTGATTAGTTGTTATATAGCATATATAAACGTGACGAAAGGAGTCGATCTATCTGAATACCGGTCACTCACCCAATCCAATGTCTAACCATATTGAGCAGATTGTCCAAGAGATTCAGCAAGGTGACATAGAGCAATTTCGCACGGTGATTCAGCAATTTCAAAGGCAGATCTATGTGTACTGTAAATGTCTTCTTAACGATAAAGATCAGGCTGAGGATGCCGTCCAGGAAATCTTTATCAAGAGCTATCAAGACATGAACAGCTATTCCCCGACGGTATCGTTTCAAGCCTGGCTCTACAAGATTGCATATAACCACTGCTTGAATCTCAACAAGAAAAAAGCCCGTGACCGTAAGTTCTTCCATACCTTAAAAGAGCTGTATCGCCCATCACTACAACATCATATTGACTCTTCATCTGAACTCCAAGATCTGCTCAATCCATTAACTATGGAGGAGAAGCACATCCTGCTGCTAAGAGCTGTTGAAGAATACACGTACGATGAAATAGCTGAGGTCATGGACTTAAAGCCTGCCACCATCCGCAAAAAGTACGAAAGGTTACGCAAGAAGCTCAAAAACGAGCATCATGCTCAAGAAGGGGGTTATATCCATGAGTCCGCATTCCATAAATCAAGAGGATGAAATAAAACGTATCTCTGCGCAAGTTAGGGGGTTAAGCTTACATAAGGATTTTACGGAGCCCATCATGTCCGAGCTGTATATCCAGCAGCAGAAGCGACATCCAGTTAAGCACAACCACCTTAGCCGTATAAAAAACCGTCACAAAACTTGGCTGCTTACCTCGCTTTCCACTGCTGCGGGGGTCATTCTAGTAGCAAGTCTATTCACATCCTCAAGCATGGCTGCTTCTCTACAGCAGATCCCTGTACTGCAGAGTATCTTTCGACTAGCAGGAGATCTCGGGCTCTACCGCGCAGCCAATGAGAACCTCTCCGATCATCCCAATGCAGTTGCATCCACGGATGATATTACGGTTACCGTACCCGAGGTTGTATATGACGGGAACCGAGTATCGTTAAGCCTGATAAGAGCAGCTGGTAGTTCAGCTTCGATGTCACTTCGAGATCAGATATCAGATATTGATATTTGGGTAGATGATGTAAATGTCCAAGCCTCAGAGAGCGGAAATCATATTCCTATCTTTTCTTTTCCTGGAGCAGACGATAACTCAGCCATCATTGAATTTGTCGATCTAAGTAATCAAGGCGGAGAGTCCTTCCCCGATCAATTTGAAATAACACTGCGCTTATCCATGAACGGCTTCAAAGATCCATTATCCTTGTCGGTGCCTGTGACGATGACTAGTGGCGATCATATAGAGATTGAACCTAGTATTTCGAAGGATGATGGAAACCTTACCTTCAGTCTCAAGAAAATCGAGCTTACGCCAATTACAACGAACTTTACAACAGCGATCTCATTCCCAGAGGGGGTGGCCTATGACGAGAGAACGAACGGCATAGCCTTTGATGTATTAGACGAGGAGGGTAATAAGCTCCAGATCCTTACAGGGAATGGGTACAACGAGGCTGGAAGTAACACATTTATATCTGAAATGAGATACCACCCGTTTTCTGAAATTCCAGAGAGAATTATTCTGCGACCCTATAAGTATGTATATAGCGATTCAACAAAAACTACCTTTGCTAAGGACGAGGAAGGAAATATCCTCCTGGAGTATTTGCCTCAGCTCGATATTGAAATCTCACTTAAAGATTACCTATAGTACGTCGAAAAAGAGCGTATGATACAGCTTACGCTCTTTCCTCATCGGGGGCCGAAGCCGGAATAATCAGCCGGAAGACGGTGCCCTGTCCTTTTTTACTATCCACTTCAATTCTGCCCTTCAGCTTGTTAATCGTGCTGTAGACCATGAGCATCCCAAGGCCCGTCCCCTCCTGCTTCGTGGAGTAATACGGCTTGCCCAGTCTGGACAACTCCTCTTTATCCATGCCTACCCCTGTATCCTCGATACGAATAACAATGCTTCCTTTATGCTCCGAGATGTGAATGATCAGCTTGCCGCCGCCCTTTTCTTTCATCGACTCAATCGCATTTTTATATAAATTAATCAGACATTGCTGCATCTGGTGCTGGTCGTAGTTTGTACTGAGTGAATTGTCAAAATGGGTCTCTACTTCGACATCATATATCATCGCATACGGTAAAATAATATTCGTTGTATATTCCAGATCTTCGCTTAAGTCCGCGTACACCATGTTCTGTGACTGCGGCTTGGCGAAGGACAGGTAGTCGCTCACAATTTTCTCGGCTCGTTTCAGCTCTTCAAGCGACAGCTTAATATATCCCCGTTCCTTCTCTGTCATCGTCTCCGATTTACTAAGCAGCTGCAAGAAACCACTCGTGACGGTCAGCGGATTCCGGATTTCATGAGATACACTGGCTGCAAGCTCACTGACGACGTTCAATCGTTCAGACTGCAGCACGCGATCCCGATAATGGACATTGGCTATCATTTTTTCAATCAGAAGCATCGTAATTACCATGAAGACGGTATATGTCGTCAGCGCATGTCCAGCCAGGATCCAGAAGGTATGATCCACTTGCTCAATCACAATGATTAAGGTGATCAAGTACCAGATCATCGTCACCAAAGCCGCTGCCGCCGCACCTGCAATGCGTCTTTTAGGCGTCAATCCCAGAAATCTTCTGCTATACATGGGAGTCGCTATAAATATACTGGTTGCAAATAGAACGGCCGGTAAGACTCCTTCTCCACCAACATACAATCTGCACACGATGAGCGCCACATATAGCGGGAAGCTGCAGCGATATCCTCCAAACAAAGCAACGAGTAGAAAAGGAATATACCTCAGATCAAATGTATACCCATACTCCAATCTGAAAGGCATCAGCATACACAGACACATCGCCGCAGCGGATAATAAGACCATCACTTTTTTATTGTAAGCGAGCGGTTTATTTTCAAAGAAGATCAGGAAAATAACGACCGGAAAAAGCAAAATCAAAAAGTTTAACAACAGCGTTTCGAGCAAAGGGGCTACTTCCTTTCATCGGTATAGCATGTCTATGTTATATTTGAATATATTACTCCAATTACTCCTTCCAAGTAAATTAAACTCATTATTTAAATATTAGGGAAATTATACAAAAATAAAGCCAGATCTCCTCATCGTGAGGAAATCTGGCTTATGCATTTTATTTATTGAAATTGAATCGTACTTAGAGATGCCTTACCGCTCAGCACGATGTATACGTCTTGACGCCCGCTCACGCCTTCTACTGTCACCGTGTAATCACGCCATCCTTGTGCTCCCGTGGACTCAAGCTCTACGCTTCCTGCCACCGGGCCTTCCGGACCTTGCAGACGAAGCTCGGCGGTTGCCGCCGTTTGGGCTGCTGCACGCAGGGTTACACTGCTTACACCTTCACCAAATTCAGCGTCCTGGAACACGATCCAGCCGGACTGCTCCTTCACTTCAACCGCACTGCCGCCTTCATGGCATTCTCCGATCAGTACACCTTCGTAATCGTCATAGTTGATCGCTTTTACAGGCTGCTTCAGATCACGCGGTGGAATGACTTCACCTTCTACCTTCAGCTCCGTATTCACTCGCAGATCCGCAGACGAAGCCCCTGCCATGAACATATAGCTGCCGCTCTCGATACAGAAGCGCTCACGGGTTACGTCCCAGATCGCCAGCTCGCTCAGCGGAAGCTTGAAGCTTACATCGGCAGATTCACCAGGCTGCAGCTGCACACGCTCGAACGCATGCAATTGCTTCAGTGGACGCTTCACACGAGACTGCTCTGCATGTCCATACAGCTGCACGACTTCTTCTCCTGCACGTGCTCCTGTATTCGTAATGCGAACAGTAATGCCTACTTCACGATCCTGATCTGTTGATACTATATTCGTATCCAGGCTGATTCCGTCATAACGGAAGGAGCTGTAGGATAGACCGTGTCCGAATGGATACAGCACATCACCCTGGAAGTATTGATACGTACGATCTCCCTTGATCACATCGTAATCCATAAATTCAGGAAGCTGATCTGTCGACTTGTACCATGTCATGTTCAGACGTCCCGCTGGATTCACATCACCGAAGAGAACATCGGCTACTGCATTTCCGAGCTCTTGACCTGCATGGGTCGTGTACACAATCGCTGGAACATGCTCATCTGTCCAATTCAGAGCATAAGGATAGCTGCCCACAACAACAACGATCGTATTCGGGTTGACGGATAGAACTTCCTTGATCAGCTGCTCTTGAGAGGCTGGAAGTGTAATGTCCGGACGGTCAATCGTTTCTTTACCGTTAATGAGCGGATGGTTACCGACAAATACAACGGCAAGGTCTGCATCGGCTGCAGTCTCCTTCGCTGTTGCGAACTTATCGGTCACCGTCTCCACCTCGAAGATGTCAGCGCTGATCTTCTCTTCTCCGCCTGCTACCGAAGCGGCGCCGGATACATTAATCTCGTTCGCAGTCTCTTCCGCACGGCCTGTTCCCACGAGCAACTCACCGCTGTCTTTGTTCACGGTAACCGGTGTGTCGTTCCATGTGGAGAAGGTAACCTGCTTGGCATTCTCTCCTTCAGGACGAACAAGGAAGACCTCCTTGGTGAACCATTCCCAGATCTGATCTGCAGATGCCTTCAAAATTCGATCATCTGTGGTCAGATACAGACCGTTGTCCTCTGCAATGATCGTGTGGCTGTCCCAGCCCCAATCGGTCATTTCGAAGATGGCTGCTTGATCAGCCGCTTCACCCGCAGCAGCCAGAGAGGACTGATCCTCTTTGCGCACCTGCACATAACGACCGTTTTCTTTTGATTTCAGCTTCACCCGGTCTGTACCGCCAGCAAACGCCGTCTCACCGCCATGGCTGCTCAGCTTGTCCTGAATACCTTGGAGCGGAGTAACCGCGTAAGGCAGCGAGCCGCTGTACCAGTCACGATATACCGTACCGCCAAGCGGGCCAATAACGGCAACCTTCTTCAGCTTATCTGCCTGTAGCGGCAGTATGTTTCCTTCGTTCTTGAGCAGAACAACCGCTTTGCCCGCTGCTTCTCTCGACAGCTTGGCATGCTCTGGATGCATAATGACCGACTCATCGATCGCCGCATACGGGTTGCCTTCCTCTGGATCGAATTCACCAAGACGGAAGCGAACACGGAACGTATTGCGGAGTGCAACATCCAGATCGCTCTCACTGAGGAGTCCTTCCTCTAATGCTTCACGAAGCGACTGCTTAATGAGCTCGCCATCATCTGTAATACTGTCAATGCCGCCTTCCTTAACGGAACGAGCAACAGCCTCTTTGTAAGTCTCCAGGTAGCCATGATCACGGACCGTACCGGATACGTCAAACGCATCGCTGACAACAAATCCGTCCATGCCCCATTCCTGCTTCACAATCGCGTTAACATCCGGGCTAAGGTTAGCTGGAACGCCGTTGATGGCATTATACGCTGTCATCATGGACTGAGCGCCGCCCTCTTTAAACGGAATCTCAAACGCTTTCAAATAATACTCACGCATATTACGCGGATCAATACTGACTGATGCATCGCCGCGGCCAACCTCGTTATTGTTCGCGATAAAGTGCTTCAGTGTCGCAATCGCTTTCATATACTTCGGATGATCACCCTGCATTCCCTTAACCAGAGCGGATGCGAGTTTACCGGCGAGTACCGGATCTTCACCGTAAGCTTCCTCTGTACGGCCCCAACGAGGATCGCGTTCCATATCGACCGTCGGTGCCCATAAGGTCAGACCTTTGATCTCCGGATTCTTTTTGTAGAAGCCCCGCGCTTCGTCACCGATTGCGCTTCCAATTCGCTGCATGAGTTCTGTGTCCCACGTACATCCGAGACCGATCGGCTGTGGATACCCAGTTGCTTCACCAAGCCAAGCCATACCGTGAGCCGCTTCTGTACCATGCTTATAAGCCTTAACACCAAGGCGTTCTACTGCCGTTTGATATTGAATCATAAGTCCCACTTTTTCTTCCAAAGTGAAGCGAGAAACCAAGTCATTTACCCGTTCTTCAAGTGGAAGGGAAGTGTTCTGGAATGGATATTGTGTTGTACTCGACATATTGAATCCTCCTTCGGGTAGACTCCCTCAAGCGTATTTTATGACATATCCGATATAGGGGCTACC
This sequence is a window from Paenibacillus urinalis. Protein-coding genes within it:
- the rlmH gene encoding 23S rRNA (pseudouridine(1915)-N(3))-methyltransferase RlmH encodes the protein MLIQIIGVGKLKEKYLVQGIQEYAKRLGPYVKFQVIEVPGEKAPDNMSDAEVRGVKEREGERILAHVKSEAHVIALAIGGQLWSSEDLAAEMDKLGTYGTSHIVFVIGGSHGLSDAVLKRAQQKLSFGRMTLPHQLMRLVLVEQIYRAVKINRGEPYHK
- a CDS encoding RNA polymerase sigma factor; this translates as MSNHIEQIVQEIQQGDIEQFRTVIQQFQRQIYVYCKCLLNDKDQAEDAVQEIFIKSYQDMNSYSPTVSFQAWLYKIAYNHCLNLNKKKARDRKFFHTLKELYRPSLQHHIDSSSELQDLLNPLTMEEKHILLLRAVEEYTYDEIAEVMDLKPATIRKKYERLRKKLKNEHHAQEGGYIHESAFHKSRG
- a CDS encoding DUF4179 domain-containing protein, with the translated sequence MSPHSINQEDEIKRISAQVRGLSLHKDFTEPIMSELYIQQQKRHPVKHNHLSRIKNRHKTWLLTSLSTAAGVILVASLFTSSSMAASLQQIPVLQSIFRLAGDLGLYRAANENLSDHPNAVASTDDITVTVPEVVYDGNRVSLSLIRAAGSSASMSLRDQISDIDIWVDDVNVQASESGNHIPIFSFPGADDNSAIIEFVDLSNQGGESFPDQFEITLRLSMNGFKDPLSLSVPVTMTSGDHIEIEPSISKDDGNLTFSLKKIELTPITTNFTTAISFPEGVAYDERTNGIAFDVLDEEGNKLQILTGNGYNEAGSNTFISEMRYHPFSEIPERIILRPYKYVYSDSTKTTFAKDEEGNILLEYLPQLDIEISLKDYL
- a CDS encoding ATP-binding protein translates to MLETLLLNFLILLFPVVIFLIFFENKPLAYNKKVMVLLSAAAMCLCMLMPFRLEYGYTFDLRYIPFLLVALFGGYRCSFPLYVALIVCRLYVGGEGVLPAVLFATSIFIATPMYSRRFLGLTPKRRIAGAAAAALVTMIWYLITLIIVIEQVDHTFWILAGHALTTYTVFMVITMLLIEKMIANVHYRDRVLQSERLNVVSELAASVSHEIRNPLTVTSGFLQLLSKSETMTEKERGYIKLSLEELKRAEKIVSDYLSFAKPQSQNMVYADLSEDLEYTTNIILPYAMIYDVEVETHFDNSLSTNYDQHQMQQCLINLYKNAIESMKEKGGGKLIIHISEHKGSIVIRIEDTGVGMDKEELSRLGKPYYSTKQEGTGLGMLMVYSTINKLKGRIEVDSKKGQGTVFRLIIPASAPDEERA
- a CDS encoding glycoside hydrolase family 3 protein is translated as MSSTTQYPFQNTSLPLEERVNDLVSRFTLEEKVGLMIQYQTAVERLGVKAYKHGTEAAHGMAWLGEATGYPQPIGLGCTWDTELMQRIGSAIGDEARGFYKKNPEIKGLTLWAPTVDMERDPRWGRTEEAYGEDPVLAGKLASALVKGMQGDHPKYMKAIATLKHFIANNNEVGRGDASVSIDPRNMREYYLKAFEIPFKEGGAQSMMTAYNAINGVPANLSPDVNAIVKQEWGMDGFVVSDAFDVSGTVRDHGYLETYKEAVARSVKEGGIDSITDDGELIKQSLREALEEGLLSESDLDVALRNTFRVRFRLGEFDPEEGNPYAAIDESVIMHPEHAKLSREAAGKAVVLLKNEGNILPLQADKLKKVAVIGPLGGTVYRDWYSGSLPYAVTPLQGIQDKLSSHGGETAFAGGTDRVKLKSKENGRYVQVRKEDQSSLAAAGEAADQAAIFEMTDWGWDSHTIIAEDNGLYLTTDDRILKASADQIWEWFTKEVFLVRPEGENAKQVTFSTWNDTPVTVNKDSGELLVGTGRAEETANEINVSGAASVAGGEEKISADIFEVETVTDKFATAKETAADADLAVVFVGNHPLINGKETIDRPDITLPASQEQLIKEVLSVNPNTIVVVVGSYPYALNWTDEHVPAIVYTTHAGQELGNAVADVLFGDVNPAGRLNMTWYKSTDQLPEFMDYDVIKGDRTYQYFQGDVLYPFGHGLSYSSFRYDGISLDTNIVSTDQDREVGITVRITNTGARAGEEVVQLYGHAEQSRVKRPLKQLHAFERVQLQPGESADVSFKLPLSELAIWDVTRERFCIESGSYMFMAGASSADLRVNTELKVEGEVIPPRDLKQPVKAINYDDYEGVLIGECHEGGSAVEVKEQSGWIVFQDAEFGEGVSSVTLRAAAQTAATAELRLQGPEGPVAGSVELESTGAQGWRDYTVTVEGVSGRQDVYIVLSGKASLSTIQFQ